The following coding sequences are from one Corticium candelabrum chromosome 20, ooCorCand1.1, whole genome shotgun sequence window:
- the LOC134195840 gene encoding GATA zinc finger domain-containing protein 1-like codes for MKSPTAHATVHTKQIVFHKGVRYQVGDVVSVWGDDGLVYYCQLRGFLQDQYGRLFGALTWLLPKTPNPPAFDPNNFIMGPEDDNAVSLDYLDFVAFSPFSRSRNHSAELSGDHVDLDSSELSQSDSSIVDVKQFGKSHLHSNSMS; via the exons ATGAAGTCGCCCACGGCTCATGCTACCGTTCACACAAAACAAATCGTATTTCATAAG GGTGTTCGATACCAAGTGGGTGATGTCGTGTCTGTATGGGGTGACGATGGTCTTGTATACTACTGCCAGCTACGAGGGTTTCTGCAGGATCAGTATGGACGGCTGTTTGGTGCTCTAACATGGCTACTACCGAAAACTCCTAACCCTCCAGCTTTCGATCCAAACAATTTCATAATGG GTCCCGAGGATGACAATGCGGTGTCTTTGGATTATCTCGACTTTGTGGCTTTCTCACCGTTTAGTCGTAGTCGGAATCATAGTGCAGAGCTGTCGGGTGATCATGTGGATTTAGATAGTAGCGAGTTGTCACAAAGTGACAGCAGCATAGTAGATGTAAAACAGTTTGGAAAGTCACATTTGCATAGCAATTCGATGTCTTAG
- the LOC134195772 gene encoding uncharacterized protein LOC134195772, with product MAEASNPAQPLQQLLIQSFETLSEEELDEELYKVSDEDIRKVAKHLQKQLLAAKREVAELKTQLIEKDNNEIAYRKEIDELKRKQEGLQTYIDKLEKLIELLGRSVGELQSQVEDLKNDPQHTLAQTALDVALENRVRSDIHSVSLTEILQRLCRLESVQERNEDCRDYEQQDAGRREGPFLS from the coding sequence ATGGCGGAGGCTAGCAACCCGGCACAGCCACTCCAACAGCTCTTAATACAATCGTTTGAGACGTTATCTGAAGAGGAACTAGATGAGGAGCTGTACAAAGTCAGCGACGAAGACATCAGAAAAGTGGCAAAACATCTTCAAAAACAACTGCTAGCAGCGAAAAGAGAAGTCGCTGAACTGAAGACACAGCTCATAGAGAAAGACAACAACGAAATAGCGTACAGGAAAGAAATCGACGAGCTGAAGAGGAAACAGGAAGGATTGCAAACGTACATCGATAAATTGGAGAAATTGATCGAATTGCTTGGTCGGAGTGTAGGGGAACTGCAGTCACAAGTCGAGGATCTTAAAAACGACCCACAACACACATTGGCTCAAACAGCACTAGATGTGGCACTGGAAAATCGCGTCAGATCTGATATTCATAGTGTAAGTCTTACTGAAATACTTCAAAGATTGTGCCGCTTGGAATCAGTGCAGGAGAGAAATGAGGACTGTAGAGACTATGAGCAACAAGATGCTGGACGACGTGAGGGCCCGTTTCTATCCTAA
- the LOC134195531 gene encoding nmrA-like family domain-containing protein 1, whose amino-acid sequence MSKPVVLVLGTNGYVGKATVKSLSETYADKVVIKAASRDPTKLGELRDLKGVELVALDMSAPDAASHIKATGAATVYVVTPRAKNRAAIAINAANASKQANVGHLVVVSVFVADLKDTVYGRQFTEIESHVKNLGLPYTIIRLPFFFENFWADVQTIKKQSTVYGAINPDAGISPIAASDIGKASAAVLANPGLYANKTLKPAAKAFTYSEAMKAFSESLGREIKYVQIPYEAVKKGVKDMGIEDWQADGMIEVMKSINSGSPVNNDPEGVTHFKSITGSDPIPVQQWVAAAAGGFK is encoded by the exons ATGTCAAAACCAGTTGTTCTCGTTCTCGGCACTAACGGCTACGTCGGAAAAGCGACAGTGAAGAGTCTGAGTGAAACCTACGCCGACAAAGTCGTCATCAAAGCCGCATCGCGTGACCCCACCAAACTCGGCGAACTGCGCGATCTGAAGGGAGTCGAGCTGGTCGCGCTCGATATGTCGGCGCCCGACGCCGCTTCCCACATCAAAGCGACCGGCGCCGCGACGGTCTACGTCGTCACTCCGAGAGCGAAAAATCGTGCAGCCATTGCGATCAATGCAGCCAATGCGAGCAAACAGGCGAATGTCGGGCATCTCGTGGTGGTGTCGGTCTTCGTGGCTGACTTGAAGGATACCGTGTACGGACGTCAGTTTACGGAAATAGAGAGTCACGTGAAGAACCTAGGATTGCCGTACACGATTATTCGGCTGCCATTCTTCTTCGAGAATTTCTGGGCGGATGTTCAAACCATCAAAAAGCAATCCACAG TGTATGGTGCAATAAATCCTGATGCTGGTATTTCACCCATTGCTGCCAGTGATATAGGAAAGGCGTCTGCTGCTGTTTTAGCTAATCCTGGCCTCTACGCGAACAagaccttgaaacctgctgcTAAAGCTTTCACTTACAGTGAGGCGATGAAAGCTTTTAGTGAGTCACTTGGGAGAGAAATCAAATATGTGCAAATCCCGTATGAGGCTGTTAAGAAGGGAGTTAAGGACATGGGAATAGAAGATTGGCAGGCTGACGGAATGATTGAAGTGATGAAGAGCATCAACTCGGGTTCACCAGTCAATAATGATCCAGAAGGTGTAACTCACTTCAAAAGTATCACTGGATCTGATCCGATTCCTGTCCAGCAGTGGGTAGCAGCTGCAGCTGGCGGATTCAAGTAA
- the LOC134195944 gene encoding uncharacterized protein LOC134195944 produces the protein MSKPVVLVLGTNGYVGKATVKSLSETYADKAVIKAASRDPAKLGELRDLKGVELVALDMSAPDAASHIKATGAATVYVVTPGVENRAAITINAANASKEANVGHLVVVSAMTTDVKDTVFGRQFTEIESHVKKLGLPYTILRLPLFIDNFWADAETIKKQSTMYGAVNPDAAFTPIAVSDIGKASAAVLANPGLYANKTFKLATKAFTYNDVVKAFSESLGREIKYVQVPYEAAKKGAMDMGIQEWQADGMVELMKSINSGSPITNDPEGVIHFKSITGSDPITVQQWVAAVAGGFK, from the exons ATGTCAAAACCAGTTGTTCTCGTTCTCGGCACTAACGGCTACGTCGGAAAAGCGACAGTGAAGAGTCTGAGTGAAACCTACGCCGACAAGGCCGTCATCAAGGCCGCGTCACGTGACCCTGCCAAACTCGGCGAACTGCGCGATCTGAAGGGAGTCGAGCTGGTCGCGCTCGATATGTCGGCGCCCGACGCCGCTTCCCACATCAAGGCGACCGGCGCCGCGACGGTCTACGTCGTCACGCCGGGAGTGGAAAATCGTGCAGCCATTACAATCAATGCAGCCAATGCGAGCAAAGAGGCGAATGTCGGGCATCTCGTGGTGGTGTCAGCCATGACGACCGACGTGAAGGATACCGTGTTCGGACGTCAGTTTACAGAAATAGAGAGTCACGTGAAGAAGCTGGGGTTGCCGTACACGATTCTTCGGCTGCCACTCTTTATCGACAATTTCTGGGCGGATGCTGAAACCATCAAAAAGCAATCCACAA tgtatgGAGCAGTAAATCCTGATGCTGCTTTTACACCTATTGCTGTCAGTGACATAGGAAAGGCGTCAGCTGCTGTTTTGGCTAATCCTGGTCTCTACGCCAACAAGACCTTCAAGCTTGCTACCAAAGCCTTCACGTACAATGATGTGGTGAAAGCCTTCAGTGAGTCACTTGGGAGAGAAATCAAATATGTGCAAGTCCCGTATGAGGCTGCTAAGAAGGGAGCTATGGACATGGGAATACAAGAGTGGCAGGCTGACGGAATGGTTGAATTGATGAAGAGCATCAACTCGGGTTCACCAATCACTAATGATCCAGAAGGTGTAATTCACTTCAAAAGTATCACTGGATCTGATCCGATTACTGTCCAGCAGTGGGTAGCAGCTGTAGCTGGCGGATTCAAGTAA